In Aphis gossypii isolate Hap1 unplaced genomic scaffold, ASM2018417v2 Contig00832, whole genome shotgun sequence, the following are encoded in one genomic region:
- the LOC126555392 gene encoding uncharacterized protein LOC126555392 translates to METGTSTSTTITMANIQTLEQEVVRKDFLINKLTSEVNYLNLSKETFNGRPKMLAFYTGLESMDLFLLILEEIKPALTSSNQRLTEFQKLLLCLMKLRLNMPFVDLGYRFNITCGSASIIFRKVIFLLEHAFKKLIYWPDREALRYLMPRSFFNAFGNSVAVIIDCFEIGIEKPSNLRAKAQTWSSYKNKNTVKYLIAITPQGVVLFISDGWGGRVSDKHITENCMFLKNLLPGDVVLADRGFTVSESIGFHFATLKTPAFTRGLPQLHPCSIEETRKIASVRIHVERIIGLTRSKYKILNGPVQITTLKHQDDNSCLLDSIVTVCCALINMCSSIVPLD, encoded by the coding sequence ATGGAAACAGGGACATCAACTTCAACAACAATtactatggctaatatacagACACTAGAACAAGAAGTAGTAAGGaaagattttttaatcaacaaaCTTACTTcagaagtaaattatttaaatttaagtaaagaGACATTTAATGGTCGTCCTAAAATGTTAGCATTTTATACTGGCCTAGAAAGTATggatctttttttattaattttagaggAAATTAAACCTGCACTAACTTCTAGTAACCAAAGGTTAactgaatttcaaaaattattgttatgtctTATGAAATTAAGGTTAAACATGCCATTTGTTGATTTAGGCTATAGGTTTAATATAACTTGTGGTTCTGcttcaattatttttcgtaaggttatatttcttttagaacatgcatttaaaaaactaatttactgGCCTGACAGGGAAGCATTACGTTATCTAATGCCACGttcattttttaatgcttTTGGTAACTCAGTTGCGGTTATTATCGATTGCTTTGAAATCGGAATTGAAAAACCTAGTAATTTAAGAGCTAAAGCACAAACTTGGTCttcttataaaaacaaaaatactgtTAAGTACTTGATTGCTATTACACCTCAAGgggtagtattatttatatctgacGGATGGGGTGGTAGGGTAAGTGACAAACATATAACCGAAAactgtatgtttttaaaaaatttattgccAGGGGATGTAGTACTTGCAGATAGGGGATTCACTGTAAGTGAGAGTATAGGTTTTCATTTTGCTACTTTGAAAACACCTGCCTTTACAAGGGGTCTTCCTCAATTACACCCATGTTCTATTGAAGAAACACGGAAAATAGCATCTGTTAGAATACATGTAGAGCGTATAATAGGACTCACTAGatctaagtataaaattcttaatggCCCAGTGCAAATTACAACTCTCAAACACCAAGATGACAACTCATGTTTATTAGATTCAATAGTTACAGTTTGTTGTGCTCTTATTAACATGTGCAGTTCTATTGTAccattagattaa